ACTGGCTGACAGTTTGCTCCCAGAGCGGGCAATGGCCGGGGACTCACTGGCAAGAACCAGTTTGATTGAGCGTTACTACACGCCATTGGCAAACAACTCCCCTGATCTACTCTCAACGCTGAGAACATACTTAGACACCGGCGGGTCACTGGAGGCCTGCGCGCGCGAGCTATACGTGCATGCCAATACGGTTAGGTATCGACTCAAGCGAATCATGGAAGAGGTGGAACTCGATCCAACGGAGTCGAGAAGTGCTTTTGTGCTGCAAGTCGCGATGACACTAGGTGCCATAAGTGACTCAGAGGCGGGTCTCAGGAGATAGGTTGTTCTGATGCGAATCATTGCGTGCCCAGGTCAGGGATCTCAGTCCCAAGGTTTTTTGATTCCCTGGATCGAGTCAGTTCCAGGTTTTCAAGATCAACTAATCGCTCTAGGCGAAGCTTGCGGCAAAGATCTGATCTTCCTAGGCACCGAGGCAGATGATGAGTTCATCAAGGACACCGCCAACGCCCAACCGCTAATCGTCGGTGCTTCAATCGCAGCCTTTCGCACCGCCCTTTACACCCTGGATGTTAGCCATGTCGTGGGGCACTCAGTGGGTGAATTCGCAGCGGCGGCTATTGCCGGAGTTTTGAGCGATACCGACGCCATGAAGCTGGTTGGAATTAGGGCCGAAGCGATGGCATTGGCAGCCGCGGAGCAACAAACATCAATGGCTGCCGTTTTGGGAGGCGAGGCCGATGAGGTTGTTCGCCAGCTGCAAACCATGGGCCTCCATGCTGCCAATTTCAACGGTGCTGGACAGATTGTTGCCGCTGGTTCAAAGGAACTGATTGCAAAGCTAGTCAGTGAGCCAATTGTCGGCACACGTTCCATTGAACTCAAGGTGGCCGGAGCGTTCCACACGCACTTCATGCAGTCTGCGGTCGCTAAGTTGCAACAGGCGGCCACTGAGGTCACGGCATCCGACCCACAGCTTTCCCTCATTTCTAATCAGGCAGGTCAGCGGGTTTCAAGCGGTCAAGAATACCTAGATCTGATGGTGAGCCAGGTTGCCAATCCCGTGCGCTGGGACCTCTGCATGAATGCACTGAACCAAGAGGGGGCACAGTTCATTGAGCTTCCCCCAGCTGGTGCTCTTGCAGGTCTTGCAAAACGTGGAATGAACCTAGTCTCCACCGTCGCACTTAAGTCTCCAACGGACCTCGAGAAGATCGGACTGTAATGACTCTTCGTCAGACCCAAACACGTGAATTCACCAAGATCTACTCACTCGGTGCTTCAAGGGGCCACTTGGTTGTCACCAACGATGACATCGCAGGACCTATCGACTCATCCGACGAGTGGATTAGACAGCGCACGGGAATCGTGACTAGAAAGCGAGCTGACGCGGACCAGTCGCTAATCGACATGGCTTTTGAGGCCTCCGAAGAGGCAATTGCCAAAGCCGGTATTGATCCGACGCGAATCGGTGCTGTAATCGTTGCGACCATCACCTTCCCATACCAAACTCCTTCTGCAGCAGCCCTCTTGGCCGACAAGGTTGGGGCAACGGGTGCGGCAGCCTATGACATTTCGGCCGCCTGCGCTGGCTACTGTTACGGCATCGCCCAGGCCGACGCCTTGGTTCGCTCAGGCCAAGCCGAGTTTGTCCTCGTTGTGGGTGCCGAAAAGCTCTCGGATTACATTTCACCGACTGATCGCTCAATCTCTTTCTTGCTGGGTGATGGCGCTGGCGCTGCGATCGTTGGCCCTAGCGATCACCCAGGGATCTCAAAGACCGTTTGGGGTTCCGATGGCTCGAACTGGGACAAGGTCGGCATGACCGCTTCACAGCTTGATTTCCGCGACCACAGGTCCGAGTGGCCGACCCTTGTTCAAGAGGGGCAAAGCGTTTTCCGCTGGGCAGTCTGGGAGATGGCGAAGGTTGCAAAACAGGCGCTTGAAGAAGCGGGTCTCCAATCGAGCGACCTGTCCGCACTGGTCACTCACCAGGCAAACATTCGAATCATCGACGAGTTTGCCAAGCAACTGGAACTTCCCGAGAGCGTGGTAGTGGCTAAGGACATCGTCGAGACTGGAAACACATCGGCCGCCTCTATACCCCTTGCCATGCATCGATTGCTTGCCGAAGGTAAGATCAAGTCCGGTGGCTACGCGCTAGAAATTGGTTTCGGCGCAGGGCTTGCCTTCGCGGCTCAAGTAGTGGAACTCCCCTAAAATAAACCAAAACCCCCGATAACAGGAGATCAGATGGCTCTTTCACAGGCAGAGGTCCTAGCCGGCCTAGCAGAACTAGTAAACGACGAGACCGGTATCGCAACCGACGCTGTTCAGATGGACAAGTCGTTCACCGATGACCTGGACATCGACTCGATTTCCATGATGACCATCGTGGTAAACGCTGAGGACAAGTTCGGCGTAAAGATCCCTGACGAGGAAGTAAAGAACCTCATCACCGTTGCTGACGCCGTCAACTTCATCGTAGGCGCACAGGCTTAGTCATCATGCGTCGCGTCGTCGTCACCGGTATCGGAGCCACCACTCCACTTGGTGGCGACGTCGCGTCCTCATGGAAGGCTCTGCTAAATGGCGAGAGCGGGATTTCAACCCTGACTCAGGAATGGGTGGAGCGTTATGAGCTCCCCGTTACCTTTGCAGGTAAGGCAAAGGTTTCTGCAGACCAGGTTCTAACTCCTCAAGAGGCCAAGCGTCTTGATCCATCCTCACAGTTCGCCCTCATCTCAGCTCGAGAAGCCTGGGCAGACGCTGGTTCACCAGAGGTCACTCCGGAGCGCTTAGCTGTAGATTTCGCAACTGGAATCGGTGGCGTCTGGACGCTACTAGACGCGTTCGACACCCTAAAAGAGCGCGGACCGCGTCGAGTCCTACCTATGACCGTGCCAATGCTTATGCCTAACGGTCCTGCAGCTGCAATCGGAATGGACCTGGGGGCCAGGGCCGGTGTAAGAACTGCAGTGAGTGCATGTGCATCAGGCAATGAGTCAATTGCGAACGCGCTTCAACGTATTCAACTCGGTCAGGCAGACGTGGT
The genomic region above belongs to Aquiluna sp. KACHI24 and contains:
- a CDS encoding acyl carrier protein — translated: MALSQAEVLAGLAELVNDETGIATDAVQMDKSFTDDLDIDSISMMTIVVNAEDKFGVKIPDEEVKNLITVADAVNFIVGAQA
- a CDS encoding ACP S-malonyltransferase — encoded protein: MRIIACPGQGSQSQGFLIPWIESVPGFQDQLIALGEACGKDLIFLGTEADDEFIKDTANAQPLIVGASIAAFRTALYTLDVSHVVGHSVGEFAAAAIAGVLSDTDAMKLVGIRAEAMALAAAEQQTSMAAVLGGEADEVVRQLQTMGLHAANFNGAGQIVAAGSKELIAKLVSEPIVGTRSIELKVAGAFHTHFMQSAVAKLQQAATEVTASDPQLSLISNQAGQRVSSGQEYLDLMVSQVANPVRWDLCMNALNQEGAQFIELPPAGALAGLAKRGMNLVSTVALKSPTDLEKIGL
- a CDS encoding beta-ketoacyl-ACP synthase III, with translation MTLRQTQTREFTKIYSLGASRGHLVVTNDDIAGPIDSSDEWIRQRTGIVTRKRADADQSLIDMAFEASEEAIAKAGIDPTRIGAVIVATITFPYQTPSAAALLADKVGATGAAAYDISAACAGYCYGIAQADALVRSGQAEFVLVVGAEKLSDYISPTDRSISFLLGDGAGAAIVGPSDHPGISKTVWGSDGSNWDKVGMTASQLDFRDHRSEWPTLVQEGQSVFRWAVWEMAKVAKQALEEAGLQSSDLSALVTHQANIRIIDEFAKQLELPESVVVAKDIVETGNTSAASIPLAMHRLLAEGKIKSGGYALEIGFGAGLAFAAQVVELP